A region from the Danaus plexippus chromosome 26, MEX_DaPlex, whole genome shotgun sequence genome encodes:
- the LOC116774533 gene encoding mucin-2: MKIATLIALVQLSLATAVSDGTLTAAELNKELAGDNSLSPFFDEIIDDTAVNFVRSSRAVDSPLSPDINVQCSADFIDVTVEFSDVYDGIIYSKGYLNDPKCKYVSLGGSQSRYSFRVPLKGCGSRSLCNACGTIDNVLVFQADDFVQGPYDFARKVSCASTALEVSVGGVRKEQSHILKLKPFMVDMLDVVAVQGPAGGVECWMDIQKGVFPNTTPLEHSIKIGEYLTILIYLKDTRNQFNLKIHDCWAYDNEDYDNPNTNKIQLTDKEGCPKKRKFIDLFQKSTNTGKSGATLIAYSKVSAFRFPETDQVYLTCNVELCKSDCDSSCRDIIKPITTTKKPQIIPSCYPGSTDPRCPRPTTPEAPRCYPGSTDPRCPQPTTPAPPKCFPGSTDPRCPRPTTPEAPRCYPGSNDPRCPKPTTPESPRCYPGSSDSRCPRPTTPEAPRCYPGSTDTRCPQPTTPVPPKCFPGSTDPRCPRPTSPESPRCYPGSTDPRCPQPTTPEAPSCYPGSSDPRCPRPTTPEAPRCYPGSDDPRCPKPTTPAPPKCFPGSTDPRCPRPTTPEAPRCYPGSNDPRCPKPTTPEPPRCYPGSSDPRCPRPTTPEAPRCYPGSDDPRCPKPTTPAPPKCFPGSTDPRCPRPTTPEAPRCYPGSNDPRCPKPTTPESPRCYPGSSDPRCPRPTTPEAPRCYPGSDDPRCPKPTTPAPPKCFPGSTDPRCPRPTTPEAPKCYPGSNDPRCPKSTTPAPPRCFPGSTDPRCPKVTTPVPTKPSCYPGSPDPNCPQPSRPTTLNPPTYLPPSTPALPKCFPGSNDPRCPRPTTPEAPKCYPGSSDPRCPRPTTPESPRCYPGSDDPRCPKPTTPAPPKCFPGSSDPRCPRPTTPEAPRCYPGSNDPRCPKPTTPAPPKCFPGSTDPSCPRPTTPEAPRCYPGSSDPRCPKPTTPAPPNCYPGSTDPRCPKPTTPEPPRCYPGSSDPRCPRPTTPEEPRCYPGSNDPRCPKPTTPAPPKCFPGSTDPRCPRPTTPEAPRCYPGSNDPRCPKPTTPESPRCYPGSSDPRCPRPTTPEAPRCYPGSDDPRCPKPTTPAPPKCFPGSTDPRCPRPTTPEAPRCYPGSNDSRCPKPTTPEPPRCYPGSSDPRCPRPTTPEAPRCYPGSDDPRCPKPTTPAPPKCFPGSTDPRCPRPTTPEAPRCYPGSNDPRCPKPTTPESPRCYPGSSDPRCPRPTTPEAPRCYPGSDDPRCPKPTTPAPPKCFPGSTDPRCPRPTTPEAPRCYPGSNDPRCPKPTTPESPRCYPGSSDPRCPSPTTPEAPRCYPGSNDPRCPKSTTPAPPRCFPGSTDPRCPKVTTPVPTKPSCYPGSPDPNCPQPSRPTTLNPPTYLPPSTPAPPKCFPGSNDPRCPQPTTPAPPKCFPGSNDPRCPKSTTPESPRCYPGSSDPRCPRPTTPEAPRCYPGSDDPRCPKPTTPASPKCFPGSTDPRCPRPTTPEAPRCYPGSNDPRCPKPTTPESPRCYPGSSDPRCPRPTTPEAPRCYPGSSDPRCPKPTTPAPPRCFPGSTDPRCPQPTTPEAPRCYPGSSDPRCPKPTTPAPPRCFPGSTDPRCPQPTTPEAPRCYPGSNDPRCPKPTTPAPPKCFPGSSDPRCPRPTTTEAPRCYPGSTDSRCPQPTTPGSPRCYPGSNDPRCPKPTTPESPRCYPGSSDPRCPRPTTPEAPRCYPGSTDSRCPKPTTLPPPRCFPGSDDPRCPKVTTPVPTKPSCYPGSPDPNCPQPSRPTTLNPPTYLPPSTPAPPKCYPGSNDSRCPRPTTPEAPRCYPGSNDPRCPKPTTPAPPKCFPGSNDPRCPKSTTPESPRCYPGSSDPRCPRPTTPEAPRCYPGSSDPRCPKPTTPASPRCFPGSTDPRCPRPTTPEAPRCFPGSNDPRCPKPTTPAPSKCFPGSSDPRCPRPTTPETPRCYPGSTDSRCPQPTTPESPRCYPGSNDPRCPKPTTPTPPNCFPGSTDPRCPQPTTPDVPRCYPGNTDPRCPKSTTPAPPRCFPGSTDPRCPKVTTPVPTKPSCYPGSPDPNCPQPSRPTTLNPPTYLPPSTPAPPKCYPGSNDSRCPRPTTPEAPRCYPGSNDPRCPKPTTPAPPKCFPGSNDPRCPKLTTPESPRCYPGSSDPRCPRPTTPEAPRCYPGSDDPRCPKPTSPAPPKCFPGSTDPRCPQPTTPEAPRCYPGSSDPRCPRPTTPEAPRCYPGSDDPRCPKPTTPAPPKCFPGSTDPRCPRPTTPEAPRCYPGSNDPRCPKPTTPAPPKCFPGSTDPRCPRPTTPEAPRCYPGSSDPRCPKPTTPAPPKCFLGSNDPRCPKPTTPESPRCYPGSSDPRCPRPTTPEAPRCYPGSDDPRCPKPTTPASPKCFPGSNDPRCPRPTTPEAPRCYPGSNDPRCPKPTTPESPRCYPGSSDPRCPSPTTPEAPRCYPGSNDPRCPKSTTPAPPRCFPGSTDPRCPKVTTPVPTKPSCYPGSPDPNCPQPSRPTTLNPPTYLPPSTPGLPKCFPGSNDPRCPKPTTPAPPKCFPGSTDPRCPRPTTPEAPRCYPGSNDPRCPKPTSPAPPKCFPGSTDPRCPRPTTPEAPRCYPGSNDPRCPKPTTPESPRCFPGSTDPRCPQPTTPEAPRCYPGSSDPRCPRPTTPEAPRCYPGSDDPRCPKPTTPAPPKCFPGSTDPRCPRPTTPEAPRCYPGSNDPRCPKPTTPAPPKCFPGSTDPRCPRPTTPEAPRCYPGSNDPRCPKPTSPAPPKCFPGSTDPRCPRPTTPEAPRCYPGSNDPRCPKPTTPESPRCFPGSTDPRCPQPTTPEAPRCYPGSSDPRCPRPTTPEAPRCYPGSDDPRCPKPTTPAPPKCFPGSTDPRCPRPTTPEAPRCYPGSNDPRCPKPTTPAPPKCYSGSTDPRCPKPTSPESPRCYPGTTDPRCPQPTTPEAPRCYPGSNDARCPKPTTPAPPNCFPGSSDPRCPQPTTPDVPRCYPGSPDPRCPKPTTPAPPRCFPGSTDPRCPKVTTPLPTKPSCYPGSPDPNCPQPSRPTTLNPPTYLPPSTPAPPKCYPGSNDSRCPRPTTPEAPRCYPGSNNPRCPKPTTSESPRCYPGSSDPRCPRPTTPEAPRCYPGSNDARCPKPTSPAPPKCFPGSSNPRCPQPTTPEPPRCFPGSNDPRCPKVITPVPTKPSCYPGSLDPNCPQPSRPTTLNPPTYLPPSSTIPPKCFPGSSDPRCPRPTTPDTPRCYPGSTDSRCPKPSSLGPPKCFPGNSDPRCPRPTSPQPSSTPSSCYPGSKDPKCPQPFAPSSTNPPVTYLPPFPADNEISSGRLANKNFDYYDDSQLAIDNFDFSRTKPKTRNVRDLSKSSAEENLGQFSGFDNLAIIGSVLFVALIIAVAIGSMKYKQMKRKNGLNVQSTQNPC; this comes from the exons CGTGTTCCAAGCCGACGACTTCGTCCAAGGTCCCTATGATTTCGCACGAAAA GTTTCATGCGCAAGTACAGCTTTAGAGGTATCTGTCGGAGGAGTAAGGAAAGAGCAATCGCATATTTTGAAACTCAAGCCTTTTATGGTTGACATGCTCGATGTAGTAGCTGTGCAAGGGCCCGCAGGCGGCGTCGAATGTTGGATGGACATACAGAAGGGAGTATTCCCTAAT ACTACTCCTTTAGAACACTCGATCAAGATCGGCGAATACCTCACGATATTAATATACCTAAAAGATACTAGGAATCAGTTCAACCTAAAAATACACGATTGTTGGGCATATGATAATGAAGACTATGATAACCCGAATACTAATAAGATTCAGTTAACAGACAAGGAAGGATGTCCAAA GAAAAggaaatttattgatttattccAAAAATCCACAAACACGGGTAAATCCGGGGCGACACTGATAGCCTATAGCAAAGTCAGCGCCTTCCGCTTCCCTGAAACGGATCAAGTATATCTAACGTGTAATGTTGAG CTGTGCAAGAGTGATTGTGATTCAAGCTGCAGAGACATTATCAAACCAATAACGACCACAAAAAAACCGCAAATAATACCTTCCTGTTACCCTGGCAGCACTGACCCACGTTGTCCACGACCAACTACTCCTGAAGCCCCAAGATGTTATCCAGGAAGTACTGATCCACGTTGCCCACAACCTACTACACCGGCTCCACCTAAATGCTTCCCTGGATCCACAGACCCACGTTGCCCAAGGCCAACGACTCCTGAAGCACCTAGATGCTACCCCGGAAGCAATGACCCACGCTGCCCAAAACCAACTACACCGGAGTCACCTCGCTGCTACCCAGGAAGCAGTGACTCACGTTGTCCAAGACCAACTACTCCTGAGGCCCCCAGATGTTATCCAGGAAGTACTGATACACGTTGCCCACAACCTACTACACCGGTTCCACCTAAATGCTTCCCTGGATCCACAGACCCACGTTGCCCAAGACCAACTTCACCAGAGTCGCCTCGTTGCTACCCAGGTAGCACTGACCCACGTTGTCCACAACCAACAACTCCTGAAGCACCTAGCTGCTACCCCGGAAGTAGTGACCCACGTTGTCCAAGACCAACGACTCCTGAAGCACCGAGATGTTATCCCGGCAGTGACGACCCACGTTGTCCAAAACCTACTACACCGGCTCCCCCCAAATGCTTCCCCGGATCCACTGATCCACGCTGTCCACGGCCGACGACTCCCGAAGCACCAAGATGCTACCCTGGAAGCAATGACCCTCGTTGCCCGAAACCAACTACACCAGAGCCACCTCGTTGCTACCCAGGAAGCAGTGACCCACGTTGCCCACGACCAACAACTCCTGAAGCACCTCGATGTTACCCTGGCAGTGACGATCCACGTTGTCCAAAACCTACTACACCGGCTCCACCCAAATGCTTCCCCGGATCCACCGATCCACGTTGTCCACGGCCGACGACTCCCGAAGCACCAAGATGCTACCCTGGAAGCAATGACCCTCGTTGCCCGAAACCAACTACTCCAGAATCACCTCGCTGCTACCCAGGAAGTAGTGACCCACGTTGTCCACGACCAACAACTCCTGAAGCACCTCGATGCTATCCCGGGAGTGACGACCCACGTTGTCCAAAACCTACTACACCGGCTCCCCCCAAATGCTTCCCCGGATCCACTGATCCACGTTGTCCACGGCCAACAACTCCTGAAGCACCAAAATGCTACCCTGGAAGCAATGACCCTCGTTGTCCTAAATCCACTACCCCAGCACCACCAAGATGTTTCCCAGGAAGCACGGATCCTCGCTGTCCTAAAGTAACAACACCAGTACCAACAAAACCTTCTTGTTACCCAGGCTCACCTGATCCTAACTGTCCACAACCGTCGAGGCCAACAACGCTTAATCCACCTACTTATTTACCTCCTTCAACACCAGCACTACCAAAATGCTTCCCCGGCAGCAATGACCCACGTTGTCCAAGACCAACGACTCCCGAAGCACCCAAATGTTATCCTGGAAGCAGTGACCCACGGTGTCCCAGACCAACAACTCCTGAATCTCCTCGATGCTATCCCGGAAGTGACGATCCACGTTGTCCAAAACCTACTACACCGGCTCCACCCAAATGCTTCCCCGGATCCAGTGATCCACGTTGTCCACGGCCGACAACTCCTGAAGCACCAAGGTGCTACCCTGGAAGCAATGACCCTCGTTGTCCCAAACCTACTACACCAGCCCCACCTAAATGCTTCCCCGGATCCACCGATCCAAGTTGTCCAAGACCAACGACTCCCGAAGCACCTAGATGTTACCCCGGAAGCAGTGACCCGCGCTGTCCCAAACCCACTACACCTGCCCCACCTAACTGCTACCCAGGGTCCACCGACCCTCGATGCCCGAAACCAACCACACCAGAGCCACCTCGTTGCTACCCAGGAAGCAGTGACCCACGTTGCCCACGACCAACAACTCCTGAAGAACCTCGATGTTACCCCGGGAGTAACGACCCACGTTGTCCAAAACCTACTACACCGGCTCCACCCAAATGCTTCCCCGGATCCACCGATCCACGTTGTCCACGGCCGACGACACCTGAAGCACCAAGATGCTACCCTGGAAGCAATGACCCTCGTTGCCCGAAACCAACTACTCCAGAATCACCTCGCTGCTACCCAGGAAGTAGTGACCCACGTTGTCCAAGACCAACGACTCCTGAAGCACCGAGATGCTATCCCGGCAGTGACGACCCACGTTGTCCAAAACCTACTACACCGGCTCCCCCCAAATGCTTCCCCGGATCCACTGATCCACGCTGTCCAAGGCCGACGACTCCCGAAGCACCAAGATGCTACCCTGGAAGCAATGACTCTCGTTGCCCGAAACCAACTACACCAGAGCCACCTCGTTGCTACCCAGGAAGCAGTGACCCACGTTGCCCACGACCAACAACTCCTGAAGCACCTCGATGTTACCCCGGCAGTGACGATCCACGGTGTCCAAAACCTACTACACCGGCTCCACCCAAATGCTTCCCCGGATCCACCGATCCACGTTGTCCACGGCCGACGACACCTGAAGCACCAAGATGCTACCCTGGAAGCAATGACCCTCGTTGCCCGAAACCAACTACTCCAGAATCACCTCGCTGCTACCCAGGAAGTAGTGACCCACGTTGTCCACGACCAACAACTCCTGAAGCACCTCGATGCTATCCCGGGAGTGACGACCCACGTTGTCCAAAGCCTACTACACCGGCTCCCCCCAAATGCTTCCCCGGATCCACTGATCCACGTTGTCCAAGGCCGACGACTCCTGAAGCACCAAGATGCTACCCTGGAAGCAATGACCCTCGTTGCCCGAAACCAACTACACCAGAATCACCTCGCTGCTACCCAGGAAGTAGTGACCCACGTTGCCCAAGCCCAACGACTCCTGAAGCACCAAGATGCTACCCTGGAAGCAATGACCCTCGTTGTCCTAAATCCACTACCCCAGCACCACCAAGATGTTTCCCAGGGAGCACCGATCCTCGCTGTCCTAAAGTAACAACACCAGTACCAACAAAACCCTCTTGTTACCCAGGCTCACCTGATCCTAACTGTCCACAACCGTCGAGGCCAACAACGCTTAATCCACCTACTTATTTACCTCCTTCAACACCAGCACCACCAAAATGCTTCCCCGGCAGCAATGACCCACGTTGTCCTCAACCCACTACACCAGCCCCACCGAAATGCTTCCCCGGTAGCAATGACCCTCGTTGCCCGAAGTCAACAACTCCAGAATCACCTCGCTGCTATCCTGGAAGTAGTGACCCACGTTGTCCAAGACCAACAACTCCTGAAGCACCTCGATGCTATCCCGGCAGTGACGACCCACGTTGTCCAAAACCTACTACACCAGCTTCCCCCAAATGCTTCCCCGGATCCACTGATCCACGCTGTCCAAGGCCGACGACTCCCGAAGCACCAAGATGCTACCCTGGAAGCAATGACCCTCGTTGCCCGAAACCAACTACACCAGAATCACCTCGCTGCTACCCAGGAAGTAGTGACCCACGTTGTCCAAGACCAACGACTCCTGAGGCACCAAGATGCTACCCCGGAAGCAGTGACCCTCGTTGTCCCAAACCTACTACACCAGCCCCACCAAGATGTTTCCCAGGATCCACTGATCCACGTTGCCCACAACCAACAACTCCTGAGGCACCAAGATGCTACCCCGGAAGCAGTGACCCTCGTTGTCCCAAACCTACTACACCAGCCCCACCAAGATGTTTCCCAGGATCCACTGATCCACGTTGCCCACAACCAACAACTCCTGAGGCACCTAGATGCTACCCTGGAAGCAATGACCCTCGTTGCCCTAAACCCACTACACCAGCCCCACCAAAATGCTTCCCGGGATCAAGTGACCCACGTTGTCCACGACCAACTACTACTGAAGCCCCAAGATGTTATCCAGGAAGTACTGATTCACGTTGCCCACAACCGACTACACCAGGGTCACCTCGATGCTACCCTGGAAGCAATGACCCTCGTTGCCCGAAACCAACTACACCAGAATCACCTCGCTGCTACCCGGGAAGTAGTGACCCACGTTGCCCACGACCAACAACTCCTGAAGCACCTCGATGCTATCCCGGAAGTACTGACTCACGTTGTCCCAAACCCACAACACTACCACCACCAAGATGTTTCCCAGGGAGCGACGATCCTCGCTGTCCCAAAGTAACAACACCAGTTCCAACAAAACCCTCTTGTTACCCTGGCTCACCTGATCCTAACTGTCCACAACCTTCGAGGCCAACAACGCTTAATCCACCTACTTATTTACCTCCTTCAACACCAGCACCACCAAAATGCTACCCTGGTAGCAATGACTCTCGCTGTCCAAGACCAACGACTCCTGAAGCACCCAGATGTTACCCCGGTAGCAATGACCCTCGTTGCCCTAAACCCACTACACCAGCCCCACCGAAATGCTTCCCCGGTAGCAATGACCCTCGTTGCCCGAAGTCAACAACACCAGAATCACCTCGCTGCTATCCCGGAAGTAGTGACCCACGTTGTCCAAGACCAACGACTCCTGAGGCACCAAGATGCTACCCCGGAAGCAGTGACCCTCGTTGTCCCAAACCTACTACACCAGCCTCACCAAGATGTTTCCCAGGATCCACTGATCCACGTTGCCCACGACCAACGACTCCTGAGGCACCTAGATGCTTCCCTGGAAGCAATGACCCTCGTTGCCCTAAACCCACTACACCAGCCCCATCAAAATGCTTCCCGGGATCTAGTGACCCACGTTGTCCGCGACCAACTACTCCTGAAACCCCAAGATGTTATCCAGGAAGTACTGATTCACGTTGCCCACAACCGACTACACCAGAGTCACCTCGATGCTACCCTGGAAGCAATGACCCTCGTTGTCCAAAACCCACTACACCTACTCCACCTAATTGCTTCCCGGGATCCACTGATCCACGTTGTCCACAACCCACGACCCCCGACGTACCTAGATGTTATCCCGGAAATACTGACCCACGTTGTCCTAAATCCACTACCCCAGCACCACCAAGATGTTTCCCAGGAAGCACCGATCCTCGCTGTCCTAAAGTAACAACACCAGTACCAACAAAACCCTCTTGTTACCCAGGCTCACCTGATCCTAACTGTCCACAACCGTCGAGGCCAACAACGCTTAATCCACCTACTTATTTACCTCCTTCAACACCAGCACCACCAAAATGCTACCCCGGTAGTAACGACTCTCGTTGTCCAAGACCAACGACTCCCGAAGCACCGAGATGTTACCCCGGAAGCAATGACCCTCGTTGCCCTAAACCCACTACACCAGCCCCACCGAAATGCTTCCCCGGTAGCAATGACCCTCGTTGCCCCAAGTTAACTACACCAGAATCACCTCGCTGCTACCCCGGAAGTAGTGACCCACGTTGTCCAAGACCAACAACTCCTGAAGCACCTCGATGCTATCCCGGAAGTGACGATCCACGTTGTCCAAAACCTACTTCACCGGCTCCACCCAAATGCTTCCCCGGATCAACTGACCCACGTTGTCCACAACCAACAACTCCTGAAGCACCTCGCTGCTACCCCGGAAGTAGTGACCCACGTTGTCCACGACCAACAACTCCTGAAGCACCTCGATGCTATCCTGGAAGTGACGATCCACGTTGTCCAAAACCTACTACACCTGCCCCACCCAAATGCTTCCCCGGATCCACTGATCCACGTTGTCCAAGACCAACGACTCCTGAAGCACCGAGATGCTATCCCGGCAGTAACGACCCACGTTGCCCAAAACCTACTACACCGGCTCCACCCAAATGCTTCCCCGGATCCACTGATCCACGTTGTCCAAGACCAACGACTCCTGAAGCACCGAGATGCTACCCCGGAAGCAGTGATCCTCGTTGTCCTAAACCTACTACACCAGCCCCACCGAAATGCTTCCTCGGTAGCAATGATCCTCGTTGCCCGAAGCCAACTACACCAGAATCACCTCGCTGCTACCCCGGAAGTAGTGACCCACGTTGTCCAAGACCAACAACTCCTGAAGCACCTCGATGCTATCCCGGCAGTGACGACCCACGTTGTCCAAAACCTACTACACCGGCTTCCCCCAAATGCTTCCCCGGATCCAATGATCCACGTTGTCCAAGGCCGACGACTCCTGAAGCACCAAGATGCTACCCTGGAAGCAATGACCCTCGTTGCCCGAAACCAACTACACCAGAATCACCTCGCTGCTACCCAGGAAGTAGTGACCCACGTTGCCCAAGCCCAACGACTCCTGAAGCACCAAGATGCTACCCTGGAAGCAATGACCCTCGTTGTCCTAAATCCACTACCCCAGCACCACCAAGATGTTTCCCAGGGAGCACCGATCCTCGCTGTCCTAAAGTAACAACACCAGTACCAACAAAACCCTCTTGTTACCCAGGCTCACCTGATCCTAACTGTCCACAACCGTCGAGGCCAACAACGCTTAATCCACCTACTTATTTACCTCCTTCAACACCAGGACTACCAAAATGCTTCCCCGGCAGCAATGACCCACGTTGTCCTAAACCCACTACACCAGCCCCACCTAAATGTTTCCCAGGATCCACTGATCCACGTTGCCCACGACCAACTACTCCAGAAGCACCTAGATGTTACCCTGGAAGTAATGACCCTCGTTGTCCTAAACCCACTTCACCAGCCCCACCTAAATGTTTCCCAGGATCCACTGATCCACGTTGTCCACGACCAACAACTCCTGAAGCCCCAAGGTGCTACCCTGGAAGCAATGACCCTCGTTGTCCTAAACCCACTACACCAGAGTCGCCTCGTTGCTTCCCAGGTAGCACTGACCCACGTTGTCCACAACCAACAACTCCTGAAGCACCTCGCTGCTATCCCGGAAGTAGTGACCCACGTTGTCCAAGACCAACGACTCCTGAAGCACCGAGATGCTATCCCGGCAGTGACGACCCACGTTGTCCAAAACCTACTACACCGGCTCCCCCCAAATGCTTCCCCGGATCCACTGATCCACGTTGTCCAAGGCCGACGACTCCTGAAGCACCAAGATGCTACCCTGGAAGCAATGACCCTCGTTGTCCTAAACCCACTACACCAGCCCCACCTAAATGTTTCCCAGGATCCACTGATCCACGTTGCCCACGACCAACTACTCCAGAAGCACCTAGATGTTACCCTGGAAGTAATGACCCTCGTTGTCCTAAACCCACTTCACCAGCCCCACCTAAATGTTTCCCAGGATCCACTGATCCACGTTGTCCACGACCAACAACTCCTGAAGCCCCAAGGTGCTACCCTGGAAGCAATGACCCTCGTTGTCCTAAACCCACTACACCAGAGTCGCCTCGTTGCTTCCCAGGTAGCACTGACCCACGTTGTCCACAACCAACAACTCCTGAAGCACCTCGCTGCTATCCCGGAAGTAGTGACCCACGTTGTCCAAGACCAACGACTCCTGAAGCACCGAGATGCTATCCCGGCAGTGACGACCCACGTTGTCCAAAACCTACTACACCGGCTCCCCCCAAATGCTTCCCCGGATCCACTGATCCACGTTGTCCAAGGCCGACGACTCCTGAAGCACCAAGATGCTACCCTGGAAGCAATGACCCTCGTTGTCCTAAACCCACTACACCAGCCCCACCGAAATGCTACTCAGGATCCACCGACCCTCGCTGCCCGAAACCAACTTCACCAGAGTCGCCTCGTTGCTACCCAGGTACCACTGACCCACGTTGTCCACAACCAACAACTCCTGAAGCACCTAGATGCTATCCCGGAAGCAATGACGCTCGTTGTCCTAAACCCACTACACCAGCCCCACCTAACTGCTTCCCGGGATCAAGTGATCCACGTTGTCCACAACCCACGACCCCCGACGTACCTAGATGTTATCCCGGAAGCCCTGACCCACGTTGTCCTAAACCGACTACCCCAGCACCACCAAGATGTTTCCCAGGGAGCACTGATCCTCGCTGTCCTAAAGTAACAACACCACTACCAACGAAACCCTCTTGTTACCCAGGCTCACCAGATCCTAACTGTCCACAACCGTCGAGGCCAACAACACTTAATCCGCCTACTTATTTACCTCCTTCAACACCAGCACCACCAAAATGCTACCCTGGTAGCAATGACTCACGTTGTCCCAGACCAACAACTCCGGAAGCACCTAGATGTTACCCTGGAAGCAATAATCCTCGTTGCCCGAAACCAACTACATCAGAATCACCTCGCTGCTACCCAGGAAGTAGCGACCCACGTTGTCCACGACCAACAACTCCTGAAGCACCTCGATGCTACCCCGGAAGCAATGACGCTCGTTGTCCTAAACCCACTTCACCAGCCCCACCTAAATGCTTCCCAGGATCCTCTAATCCACGTTGCCCACAGCCGACTACACCAGAGCCGCCAAGGTGTTTCCCAGGAAGTAACGATCCTCGCTGTCCTAAAGTAATAACACCAGTTCCTACAAAACCATCTTGTTACCCAGGCTCACTAGATCCTAACTGTCCACAACCGTCTAGACCAACAACTCTTAATCCACCTACTTACTTACCTCCTTCTTCAACAATTCCACCAAAATGTTTCCCAGGAAGTTCGGATCCTCGTTGTCCTCGACCCACAACTCCTGATACTCCCAGATGCTATCCAGGAAGTACAGATTCTCGTTGCCCAAAACCTTCAAGTCTTGGACCACCGAAATGTTTCCCAGGAAATTCGGATCCTCGTTGTCCACGACCAACAAGCCCGCAACCAAGCTCGACGCCCAGTTCATGTTACCCTGGGTCAAAGGATCCAAAATGTCCTCAACCATTCGCGCCCAGTAGCACAAATCCCCCAGTCACCTACTTACCACCATTTCCTGCAGATAACGAAATTAGCTCTGGAAGATTAGCCAATAAGAATTTCGATTATTACGATGACTCACAATTAGCAATCG ATAATTTTGATTTCTCTCGTACAAAACCCAAAACGAGAAATGTAAGAGATTTAAGTAAATCATCCGCTGAAGAAAACCTTGGTCAGTTTTCCGGATTCGACAACCTGGCTATTATAGGTTCCGTATTGTTTGTTGCCTTGATCATAGCAGTTGCTATTGGTTCaatgaaatacaaacaaatgaaAAGGAAAAACGGTTTAAATGTACAATCAACTCAGAATCCTtgttag